The following proteins are encoded in a genomic region of Macellibacteroides fermentans:
- a CDS encoding pyridoxal phosphate-dependent aminotransferase gives MTQVSDRLASLSPSETLAMSQKSNELKAQGIDVINLSVGEPDFFTPDHIKEAAKKAVDENYSFYSPVPGYLDLRKAIVAKLKNENGLTYTTDQIIVSGGAKQSVCNVLLSIIGPGDEVIVPAPYWVSYVEMVKLAEGTNVVISAGIEQDFKITPAQLEAAITPKSKAIILCSPSNPTGSVYSKEELAGLAEVLAKYPNIIVLSDEIYEHINYVGAHESIAQFESIRDRVVVINGVSKAYAMTGWRIGFIAAPLWIAKACNKLQGQYTSGPCSVAQKAAEVAFSGDQSCVAEMRNAFLRRRDLVVKLCKDIPGIKINNPQGAFYLFPEVSSYYGKKAGDRVIQDAGDLAMYLLEEGHVATVGGAAFGAPECIRFSYATSDENLVEAIKRIKNALAALK, from the coding sequence ATGACACAAGTTTCAGATCGTTTAGCAAGTTTATCGCCATCGGAAACATTGGCGATGTCTCAAAAGAGTAACGAACTTAAGGCACAAGGAATTGATGTAATCAACCTTAGTGTAGGTGAGCCAGATTTCTTTACACCCGATCATATTAAGGAAGCAGCAAAAAAAGCCGTAGACGAAAATTACTCGTTCTACTCTCCTGTTCCCGGTTATCTTGATCTGCGTAAGGCTATCGTTGCTAAGTTGAAAAACGAGAACGGTCTGACCTATACAACAGACCAGATTATTGTATCAGGTGGTGCAAAGCAATCTGTTTGCAACGTATTACTAAGTATTATCGGTCCGGGCGACGAAGTAATCGTACCTGCTCCTTATTGGGTAAGCTACGTTGAGATGGTTAAACTGGCCGAAGGTACCAACGTGGTTATCTCTGCCGGAATCGAACAGGACTTTAAGATTACACCAGCTCAGCTTGAAGCAGCCATTACGCCTAAATCGAAAGCGATCATCCTTTGCTCTCCTTCCAATCCAACCGGAAGTGTTTACAGCAAGGAAGAGCTGGCAGGATTGGCCGAAGTATTGGCAAAGTATCCTAATATCATCGTATTGTCCGACGAAATTTACGAACATATCAACTATGTTGGAGCACACGAAAGTATTGCTCAGTTCGAATCGATCAGAGACCGCGTGGTGGTTATCAACGGAGTATCCAAGGCTTATGCGATGACCGGATGGCGTATTGGCTTTATTGCCGCTCCTCTGTGGATTGCCAAAGCTTGTAACAAGCTGCAGGGTCAGTATACATCAGGTCCTTGTTCCGTAGCTCAAAAAGCTGCCGAAGTTGCATTCTCGGGCGATCAGTCGTGTGTAGCCGAAATGCGCAATGCATTCCTGCGCCGTCGCGACCTGGTTGTAAAATTGTGCAAGGATATACCGGGTATCAAAATAAACAATCCCCAGGGTGCATTCTATCTGTTCCCCGAAGTGAGTTCATATTATGGTAAAAAAGCAGGCGACCGTGTTATACAGGATGCAGGCGACCTGGCCATGTATCTGTTAGAAGAAGGACACGTTGCAACAGTTGGCGGAGCTGCTTTCGGAGCTCCCGAGTGTATTCGTTTCTCGTATGCCACATCAGACGAAAACCTGGTTGAAGCAATCAAACGTATCAAAAACGCATTGGCTGCATTGAAATAA
- a CDS encoding bifunctional 3,4-dihydroxy-2-butanone-4-phosphate synthase/GTP cyclohydrolase II, whose product MSEIKLNTIEEAIEDFRDGKFLIVVDDEDRENEGDFIVAAEKITPEKVNFMLTHGRGVLCAPITEERCRELDLEMQVSNNTSILETPFTVTVDKLGDGCTTGVSMYDRAQTILALADPNTKPSDLGRPGHINPLRARSRGVLRRSGHTEAAVDLARLAGLYPAGALIEIINEDGTMSRLPELMEVAKKFDIKIICIKDLIAYRLKTESIVDKGEEVDMPTLFGHFRLIPFRQKSNGQEHIALIKGEFTKDEPILVRVHSSCATGDIFGSMRCECGEQLHKSMQLIEKEGKGVIVYLNQEGRGIGLMEKIKAYKLQEKGLDTVDANVHLGHKPDERDYGVGAQILRSIGVTKMRLITNNPVKRIGLEAYGLQIVENVPMEITPNEYNAFYMKTKKERMGHVLHNIK is encoded by the coding sequence ATGAGCGAGATTAAATTAAACACCATCGAAGAAGCGATAGAAGATTTCCGCGACGGAAAGTTTTTAATTGTTGTAGACGATGAAGATCGCGAAAACGAAGGCGACTTTATTGTAGCTGCAGAAAAAATTACCCCCGAAAAGGTAAACTTCATGCTTACTCACGGTAGAGGGGTATTGTGTGCACCCATTACTGAAGAGAGATGCCGTGAATTAGATCTTGAGATGCAAGTATCCAATAACACATCTATCCTTGAAACCCCTTTTACGGTTACAGTGGATAAGTTAGGAGACGGCTGTACAACCGGCGTTTCCATGTATGATCGGGCACAGACCATCCTGGCCCTGGCCGACCCCAACACCAAACCATCCGATCTTGGCAGACCCGGACACATCAATCCCTTGCGGGCACGTTCGCGTGGTGTATTGCGCCGTTCCGGACATACCGAAGCTGCCGTAGACCTGGCTCGCCTTGCCGGTTTGTATCCTGCAGGAGCACTGATCGAAATCATTAACGAAGACGGCACCATGTCGCGTCTTCCCGAACTGATGGAGGTTGCCAAGAAATTCGATATCAAAATTATCTGCATAAAAGACCTTATCGCATACCGTCTTAAAACCGAATCTATCGTTGACAAAGGTGAAGAGGTGGATATGCCAACCCTATTCGGACATTTCCGTCTGATTCCTTTCCGTCAGAAAAGCAACGGGCAAGAACACATCGCATTGATAAAAGGCGAATTCACCAAAGATGAGCCAATCCTTGTACGGGTTCACTCTTCTTGTGCTACAGGAGATATCTTCGGATCCATGCGTTGCGAATGCGGCGAACAGCTTCACAAATCGATGCAGCTTATCGAAAAAGAGGGTAAAGGTGTTATAGTCTATTTGAATCAGGAAGGTCGCGGTATCGGACTGATGGAAAAGATCAAAGCCTATAAGTTGCAGGAAAAAGGCCTCGATACAGTAGATGCAAACGTACATTTAGGTCATAAGCCCGACGAACGCGACTATGGCGTGGGTGCACAGATTTTACGCTCCATCGGTGTAACTAAAATGCGTCTGATAACCAACAACCCGGTTAAAAGAATCGGTCTGGAAGCCTATGGTCTGCAGATCGTTGAGAATGTTCCCATGGAGATTACGCCCAACGAATACAACGCTTTCTATATGAAAACAAAGAAAGAGCGTATGGGACACGTGCTACATAACATCAAATAA
- a CDS encoding LptF/LptG family permease: MFRAKRLYTFMLQTFLPLFAMTFGICLFIVLMQFLWRYIDDMVGKGLEIPVLAELFFYAALYMVPMALPLAILLASLMTFGNLGERLELLAMKAAGISLTHIMRPLIITLVIVSITAFVFQNNIMPVVQVKLFSLLYSMREKSPELDIPESTFYNGITGFNVYVKEKDNKTGLLKDMMIYDYSEGFNNARVIVADSGRLKTSADKLFLVLSLYNGESFENLKSQGSSDITTAVPYRRESFRYREVLIEFNANFTRTDESFLQNQYVGKNLKDLRTSIDSMTQRLDSVKLDNARSIYDFSYKKSFASFRNRAAIPEPGNEPVVEAVEKGAPVVLNFDSLYQANDPSGKASLLNRARSAIESIKSEYYFRASTLEDDDYKIRRHIIEWHKKFTLSFACMVFFFIGAPLGAIIRKGGLGMPVVISVFLFIIYYIIDNIGFKMARSGVWEEWEGMWLSSAVLAPLGIFLTYKAAKDSVILNADTYINWFKKVVGKSEGRKIEQKEVIMTPPDYTKATARIDELSALCSTFLESNKSRISYISFWKKGEKNKGAVQIATLLEELVEELSNSDHILLLNKLMDYPFLNGYSKRREAIPQGLNLVIALLLPVGVTYYLFEMYNRKLLIHDIGVVQKVSNEVKQIIIENIQAK; this comes from the coding sequence ATGTTTCGAGCAAAACGATTATATACATTTATGCTGCAGACATTTCTGCCATTGTTCGCTATGACATTTGGCATTTGTCTGTTTATTGTACTTATGCAATTCTTGTGGAGGTACATTGACGATATGGTAGGGAAAGGACTTGAAATTCCTGTACTTGCCGAATTGTTCTTTTACGCGGCGCTCTACATGGTACCCATGGCACTGCCGCTTGCCATTCTGTTAGCATCCTTAATGACCTTCGGAAACCTGGGCGAGCGTCTGGAATTACTGGCCATGAAGGCTGCCGGCATCTCGCTTACGCACATCATGCGTCCGCTTATTATAACCCTGGTTATCGTCAGCATTACCGCATTTGTATTCCAAAACAACATCATGCCGGTGGTACAGGTCAAGCTCTTCTCGCTCCTCTACTCCATGCGAGAGAAGTCGCCCGAACTCGACATCCCCGAAAGCACTTTCTATAACGGCATTACCGGCTTTAATGTGTATGTAAAGGAGAAGGACAATAAAACCGGACTGCTTAAAGACATGATGATCTACGATTATTCCGAAGGGTTCAACAACGCCAGAGTGATTGTAGCCGATTCGGGAAGATTGAAAACGTCGGCCGACAAGCTCTTCCTGGTTCTGTCGCTATACAACGGAGAATCTTTTGAGAATCTTAAAAGTCAGGGCTCCTCCGATATTACAACTGCCGTACCCTACCGGAGGGAATCTTTCAGGTACCGGGAAGTGCTGATTGAATTCAATGCCAATTTTACACGTACCGACGAGTCGTTCCTGCAAAATCAATATGTTGGAAAGAACCTGAAGGATCTGCGTACGTCCATCGATTCCATGACTCAGCGTCTGGACAGCGTTAAACTGGACAATGCCCGCAGCATCTACGATTTCTCTTATAAGAAGTCGTTCGCCTCCTTCAGGAACAGAGCGGCTATTCCGGAGCCGGGCAATGAACCGGTGGTTGAAGCTGTAGAAAAGGGAGCACCTGTAGTACTCAATTTCGATAGTCTCTATCAGGCAAACGACCCTTCCGGCAAAGCATCTCTGCTTAACAGGGCAAGGAGTGCCATTGAATCTATAAAATCAGAGTATTACTTCCGGGCCTCTACGCTGGAGGACGATGATTACAAAATACGCAGGCATATCATCGAGTGGCATAAGAAGTTTACACTTTCTTTCGCCTGTATGGTTTTCTTCTTTATCGGGGCGCCTCTGGGTGCCATCATCCGGAAAGGGGGACTCGGTATGCCGGTGGTGATTTCCGTTTTTCTATTCATTATCTATTACATTATAGATAACATTGGCTTTAAAATGGCGCGAAGCGGCGTATGGGAAGAATGGGAAGGCATGTGGCTGAGTTCGGCAGTTCTGGCTCCTTTAGGCATTTTCCTCACTTACAAAGCGGCCAAAGATTCGGTTATCCTGAATGCGGATACCTATATCAACTGGTTCAAAAAGGTGGTAGGTAAAAGCGAAGGAAGGAAGATTGAACAGAAAGAGGTGATTATGACTCCTCCCGATTATACAAAGGCAACGGCACGGATCGACGAGCTGTCTGCGCTTTGCAGCACATTCCTCGAATCGAACAAATCGAGAATAAGCTATATCTCTTTTTGGAAAAAAGGAGAAAAAAACAAAGGAGCGGTTCAAATTGCCACCTTGCTGGAAGAACTTGTGGAAGAGCTTTCCAACTCCGATCATATCCTGCTTCTCAACAAGTTGATGGACTATCCGTTCCTGAACGGATACAGCAAACGAAGAGAGGCTATCCCCCAGGGGTTGAACCTGGTGATTGCCCTGTTGTTGCCTGTGGGCGTAACCTATTACCTGTTTGAAATGTACAACCGGAAACTGTTGATACACGACATAGGGGTGGTTCAGAAGGTGAGCAACGAAGTAAAACAAATCATTATTGAAAACATTCAAGCAAAATAA
- a CDS encoding START-like domain-containing protein, producing MKKEKFHIEYIFDKVSQRSLWNHLTTPPGLSAWFADDVTIDDSLYTFKWNKVEERAQVVSMKPEVSVRYRWEDEEDESAYFEFIIHTIELTGATSLEITDFSEPSEKSDSISLWDTQVDELKRTLGI from the coding sequence ATGAAGAAAGAGAAGTTTCATATTGAATACATTTTTGATAAAGTTTCACAACGAAGCTTGTGGAATCATCTTACGACACCTCCCGGATTGTCGGCCTGGTTTGCAGACGATGTAACAATCGACGACTCGCTGTACACATTTAAATGGAACAAGGTTGAAGAACGTGCCCAGGTGGTTTCCATGAAGCCCGAGGTAAGTGTAAGATACCGTTGGGAGGATGAAGAGGACGAATCGGCCTATTTCGAATTTATTATTCATACCATCGAGCTTACCGGAGCCACATCTCTGGAGATAACCGACTTTTCAGAACCTTCGGAGAAGAGCGATTCCATCAGTTTGTGGGACACACAGGTAGATGAACTTAAACGTACTCTGGGCATTTAG
- a CDS encoding RNA polymerase sigma factor: MNNIDLEKAFIEIIQQNERIIYKVCSFYISDDATLGDLYQDVVSNLWVAYPKFRSECAISTWIYRIALNTCISSVRKELKKPQRVPLSQLPDIFEQTEDSSPDVSELYRLIYQLKDMERAIILLYLEEKSYQQIADIVGLTVCNVAIKLKRTKEKLLSMSNK, translated from the coding sequence ATGAATAATATAGATCTTGAAAAAGCATTTATCGAAATAATCCAACAAAACGAACGAATTATATATAAGGTGTGTTCGTTTTATATTTCTGATGATGCTACGCTAGGTGATCTTTATCAAGATGTTGTAAGTAATTTATGGGTTGCTTACCCTAAATTTAGAAGCGAATGCGCAATTTCAACATGGATTTATCGGATTGCTCTTAATACATGTATTTCAAGTGTAAGAAAGGAACTGAAGAAACCACAGAGGGTGCCATTGTCTCAGTTGCCGGATATATTCGAACAAACGGAGGATTCTAGTCCGGACGTTTCAGAATTATATCGTTTAATTTATCAGCTGAAAGACATGGAACGAGCTATCATACTACTTTATCTAGAGGAAAAAAGTTATCAACAGATTGCAGATATAGTTGGATTAACCGTATGTAATGTGGCCATAAAACTGAAGCGGACCAAAGAGAAGCTGCTTAGTATGTCTAACAAATAA
- a CDS encoding helix-turn-helix domain-containing protein, whose product MKTYTQTEEWNEEMNFSFYRMETLYELSNGEPDVPHRHDFYTILLVCKARGKHFIDFHEYELTDNQLFFVSPGQVHQMVEEVKPRGYCIMFSSQFLLDNQIPICFIDELRLFHDYGDSPPLALNQDVLERLVNYADEMEQAVQSNMKFKEQAVASLLNLLLIRCDNLCALSNENPQTIEAKNTLLKSFRKMVDERFAEWHQIADYATALNVTPDHLNRVVKNIIGVTAKEYVQSHIIVEAKRLLYFSDQSAKEIGYRLGFSEPANFSAFFKNITGISPSNFKLKR is encoded by the coding sequence ATGAAAACATATACGCAGACAGAGGAATGGAATGAAGAGATGAACTTTTCATTTTACAGGATGGAGACTCTTTATGAGCTGAGTAATGGTGAGCCGGACGTGCCTCATCGCCACGATTTCTATACCATTTTACTGGTTTGCAAGGCCCGGGGGAAACATTTTATTGATTTTCACGAGTACGAGTTGACGGACAACCAACTGTTTTTTGTCAGTCCCGGACAGGTTCATCAAATGGTGGAGGAGGTAAAGCCCCGGGGATACTGCATCATGTTTTCGAGCCAGTTTCTGTTGGATAATCAGATCCCCATTTGTTTTATAGACGAGCTTCGGCTGTTTCATGATTATGGAGATTCTCCCCCGCTTGCTTTAAATCAGGATGTGCTTGAAAGGCTGGTCAATTATGCCGACGAGATGGAGCAGGCCGTTCAATCGAATATGAAATTCAAAGAACAAGCTGTAGCCTCTCTGTTGAACCTGCTCCTTATAAGATGCGATAATCTATGTGCACTTTCCAATGAGAATCCTCAGACGATAGAGGCAAAGAATACACTGCTGAAATCTTTCAGAAAGATGGTGGACGAGAGGTTTGCCGAATGGCACCAGATAGCAGATTATGCTACGGCATTGAACGTGACTCCCGACCACCTGAACCGGGTGGTGAAAAATATAATCGGTGTTACGGCCAAAGAGTATGTCCAGTCGCATATCATTGTGGAGGCCAAACGGTTGCTTTACTTCTCCGACCAATCTGCCAAAGAGATAGGTTATCGGCTGGGCTTTAGCGAACCGGCTAACTTTAGTGCCTTTTTTAAGAATATCACCGGTATTTCTCCTTCAAATTTTAAATTAAAACGCTGA
- a CDS encoding pirin family protein: protein MKTVLHKAASRGHANHGWLESYHTFSFANYYNPQRIHFGALRVLNDDKVSAGMGFGKHPHDNMEIISIPLSGELEHKDSMGNVAVIKAGEVQVMSAGSGIYHSEFNKREDKEVRFLQIWIFSNKKNVTPRYDQISIKEIAKDNAFYQILSPNSDDQGVWIYQDAWFHLGKFEAGKSDTYEFKKKGNGLYVFVLEGQVEVEGQLLDRRDGLGVWDADQLTVKASADSEVLLMEVPMTV, encoded by the coding sequence ATGAAAACAGTATTGCATAAAGCGGCATCGAGAGGACATGCCAATCATGGATGGTTGGAAAGTTATCATACGTTTAGTTTTGCAAATTATTACAATCCTCAACGGATTCATTTCGGTGCCCTGCGGGTGCTGAACGACGATAAGGTGAGTGCCGGTATGGGTTTTGGGAAACATCCTCACGACAATATGGAGATTATATCGATTCCGTTGTCGGGCGAGTTGGAGCATAAAGACAGTATGGGCAATGTTGCTGTAATAAAAGCCGGAGAGGTACAGGTGATGAGTGCCGGCTCCGGAATTTATCACAGTGAGTTTAATAAAAGGGAGGATAAGGAGGTGCGTTTCCTTCAGATATGGATTTTCTCAAACAAAAAGAATGTGACGCCCCGCTACGATCAGATATCCATCAAAGAAATTGCGAAGGATAATGCTTTCTATCAGATTTTATCTCCCAACAGCGACGATCAGGGTGTGTGGATCTATCAGGACGCCTGGTTCCATTTGGGTAAATTTGAAGCGGGTAAATCGGATACCTACGAGTTTAAGAAAAAGGGTAACGGACTGTATGTGTTTGTGCTGGAAGGACAGGTTGAGGTAGAAGGACAGTTGCTGGACCGTAGGGATGGTCTGGGAGTATGGGATGCCGACCAGCTTACGGTTAAAGCCAGTGCCGATTCGGAGGTGTTGTTGATGGAAGTACCGATGACGGTCTGA
- a CDS encoding heavy metal-binding domain-containing protein, producing the protein MLLTTTNTIEGRQITQYYGIVSGETIIGANMFKDFFAGIRDIVGGRAGSYESVLREAKEIAMKEMSEQAKSMGANAVIGIDLDYETVGANGSMLMVTAAGTAVKYV; encoded by the coding sequence ATGTTACTTACCACCACAAACACCATTGAAGGCCGACAAATCACGCAGTATTACGGGATTGTGTCTGGCGAGACAATTATCGGAGCAAATATGTTTAAAGACTTTTTTGCAGGAATCAGAGATATCGTTGGCGGACGTGCCGGATCGTACGAAAGCGTTTTGCGCGAAGCCAAAGAGATCGCCATGAAAGAGATGAGCGAACAGGCCAAAAGCATGGGAGCAAATGCTGTAATAGGCATCGACCTCGACTATGAAACTGTAGGAGCCAACGGAAGCATGCTTATGGTTACTGCTGCAGGGACTGCCGTAAAATATGTTTAA
- a CDS encoding GH92 family glycosyl hydrolase, with the protein MFFGCQTKQVVKEQENKIQYVDPFIGTGFHGHTFPGATRPFAMVQLSPDTHIMGWDASSGYHYDDRQIYAFSHTHLSGTGIGDLGDVALLPFSGGDSIKPVATFTKETEQASPGLYKVRLDNFGIDVALTSTDRVGFHKYTYSNTSDRRMMLDLGHILQPNWGHKLVSNDVEVVSNEEIRGTFRTQGWAHFHSVSYRILFSEPADSIRMFTDGKETPASVPSKMHSDKDLKYHFKFPASDKPLLVKVALSPVDTDGAVKNMESELPEWDFDATVAQSEQVWNEALNRVSMTSSDPVVMKNFYTALYHSMIAPFAYQDVDGRYLGMDKQVHTAEAGYTNYTVFSLWDTFRALHPLMTIIDPALAADWGKVMVHGYKEGGILPKWPLASSYTGCMVGYPATSVLADLVSKGLAEGDLSVWAEAAARSSVYREDLAEKFKGTRELDLITRHTYFKEKLGFVPADSLPESVSWGVEMAYYDWCVSKIAEHAGNKEVAEAYALKAQNYKRYLDPETKMMRGVMADGSFRTPFNPRYSAHMKSDYTEGNAFQWSFFVPHDMDNFIDAIGGKGEFETRLDTLFTTSSQIDGAEASGDITGLIGQYAHGNEPSHHMAYLYNWTDAPHKGQERLDQIMRNFYTNAPDGIIGNEDCGQMSAWYVMSALGIYQVCPGEPVFAIGRPMVDQASIPVKGGTFQIKVNNNSAANKYVKEVKLNGKKLDKLFITYNDIVNGGLLEFTMTDKL; encoded by the coding sequence ATATTTTTCGGATGCCAGACTAAACAGGTTGTAAAGGAACAGGAAAACAAGATACAATACGTAGATCCGTTTATCGGAACCGGTTTTCACGGTCATACTTTTCCCGGAGCCACCCGTCCTTTTGCCATGGTTCAGCTTAGTCCGGATACACATATTATGGGTTGGGATGCCAGCAGCGGCTATCATTACGATGACCGCCAGATCTACGCCTTCAGTCACACGCATCTAAGCGGTACTGGCATCGGCGACCTGGGCGATGTGGCTTTACTTCCCTTCTCGGGAGGCGATTCCATCAAACCCGTAGCCACCTTTACGAAAGAAACTGAACAGGCTTCGCCGGGATTGTATAAAGTCCGCCTGGATAATTTCGGTATCGACGTAGCGCTTACATCCACCGATCGGGTAGGATTTCATAAATACACCTACAGCAACACGTCAGACCGCAGGATGATGCTGGATCTGGGACATATCCTTCAGCCAAACTGGGGACATAAACTGGTATCGAATGATGTGGAAGTGGTTTCCAACGAAGAGATCCGGGGAACATTCCGTACTCAGGGATGGGCTCATTTCCATTCTGTTTCGTACCGTATTCTTTTTTCTGAACCGGCCGATTCCATCCGTATGTTTACCGATGGTAAAGAAACCCCGGCCTCCGTTCCTTCCAAGATGCATTCGGACAAAGATTTGAAATACCACTTCAAGTTTCCGGCATCAGACAAACCTCTGCTTGTAAAAGTGGCTCTGTCACCGGTAGATACTGACGGTGCTGTAAAAAATATGGAAAGCGAACTGCCTGAATGGGACTTCGACGCAACCGTGGCTCAATCGGAACAGGTATGGAACGAAGCTTTGAACCGAGTATCGATGACAAGCTCGGATCCAGTGGTGATGAAAAACTTCTACACCGCGCTTTATCACTCTATGATTGCACCTTTTGCCTATCAGGATGTGGATGGCAGATACCTTGGAATGGATAAGCAGGTACACACAGCCGAAGCAGGTTATACCAATTATACCGTATTCTCTTTGTGGGACACCTTCAGGGCTTTGCATCCGCTGATGACAATCATTGATCCCGCATTGGCGGCCGACTGGGGCAAAGTTATGGTACATGGATATAAAGAAGGTGGCATCCTTCCGAAGTGGCCTCTTGCTTCCAGCTATACAGGTTGCATGGTGGGCTATCCTGCCACATCAGTATTGGCCGATCTTGTTTCGAAGGGACTGGCAGAAGGAGATCTTTCCGTTTGGGCAGAAGCAGCCGCACGCTCGTCTGTCTACAGAGAAGATCTGGCAGAGAAATTTAAAGGAACGCGCGAACTGGATCTGATCACCCGCCATACTTACTTTAAAGAAAAGCTTGGATTCGTTCCGGCCGATTCGCTGCCGGAATCGGTTTCATGGGGAGTAGAAATGGCTTATTACGACTGGTGCGTTTCAAAGATTGCCGAGCATGCCGGAAATAAAGAGGTGGCGGAAGCCTACGCTCTTAAAGCACAAAACTACAAGCGCTACCTTGATCCGGAAACAAAGATGATGCGTGGCGTAATGGCCGACGGTTCATTCCGCACCCCGTTCAATCCTCGTTATTCGGCTCATATGAAGAGCGATTACACCGAGGGCAACGCCTTCCAGTGGAGCTTCTTTGTACCTCACGATATGGACAATTTTATTGATGCCATTGGTGGGAAAGGCGAATTTGAAACCCGTCTGGATACATTATTCACCACCTCTTCGCAGATTGACGGAGCCGAAGCTTCCGGAGATATAACCGGATTGATCGGCCAGTATGCACATGGCAACGAACCAAGTCACCACATGGCTTATCTGTATAACTGGACAGACGCGCCACACAAAGGACAGGAACGTCTCGATCAGATTATGCGGAACTTCTATACCAATGCGCCCGATGGCATTATTGGAAATGAAGACTGCGGACAAATGTCGGCCTGGTATGTAATGAGTGCACTGGGTATCTATCAGGTGTGCCCGGGCGAACCAGTATTTGCCATTGGACGTCCCATGGTAGATCAGGCATCCATCCCGGTAAAAGGAGGTACATTCCAGATAAAAGTGAACAACAACAGTGCTGCCAACAAGTATGTTAAGGAGGTAAAACTGAATGGCAAAAAACTTGACAAACTGTTTATTACCTACAATGATATTGTGAATGGTGGATTATTGGAGTTTACTATGACAGATAAATTATAA
- a CDS encoding RNA polymerase sigma factor: protein MKTEEFTTKILPLKNNLLRVAYRITGNAEEAEDVVQEVMLKMWSQRDSWDTIDSLPAYCMMMSRNLALDRIRHWRSHEEEVTDDQLAVVSDATPFSEVAYNDQREWVLRLLETLPDLHRKMIQLREEEELSYAEIAGVLNITESKVKSDLFRIRQYLKQAFEKVNSYGLRNDK, encoded by the coding sequence ATGAAAACAGAAGAGTTTACAACGAAAATACTTCCTCTGAAGAATAATCTGCTACGGGTTGCATACCGGATAACGGGCAACGCGGAGGAGGCGGAAGACGTTGTACAGGAAGTGATGTTGAAAATGTGGAGCCAGCGGGATAGCTGGGATACGATAGATAGTCTTCCTGCTTACTGTATGATGATGAGCCGAAACCTGGCTTTGGACAGGATTCGCCATTGGCGCAGCCACGAAGAAGAGGTAACGGACGATCAGCTGGCTGTAGTATCTGATGCAACCCCGTTTAGTGAGGTTGCCTATAATGACCAGCGTGAATGGGTGTTGCGCCTGCTGGAAACGCTTCCCGACCTGCATCGTAAAATGATTCAGTTACGGGAAGAAGAAGAGCTAAGTTATGCCGAAATTGCCGGCGTACTTAATATAACGGAAAGTAAAGTTAAATCAGACCTGTTCAGAATACGCCAATACCTGAAACAGGCATTTGAAAAAGTAAATAGTTATGGATTACGCAATGATAAATGA
- a CDS encoding DUF4252 domain-containing protein, translated as MSMRSKTLLVTLLLITATVASYGQQFAGKFLKEFDYDRNFSVVNITPEMFGMMGNMDIDDPDLASLIKNIDGLRIVSAPSNKPVYEKWSLKSLSGFEEIMSIRSPGASDMRLMVKRSKNKVKELVMFVKNDTSFVVVNIAGNMEMKQLSKLSGITGVKELEQLDKTKDKDK; from the coding sequence ATGAGTATGAGGAGTAAGACTTTGCTTGTCACTTTGTTGCTGATCACTGCAACGGTAGCCTCTTATGGGCAGCAGTTTGCGGGAAAATTTCTGAAAGAGTTTGATTACGACCGGAATTTCTCTGTAGTAAATATTACTCCCGAAATGTTTGGCATGATGGGAAACATGGACATAGATGACCCCGATTTAGCCTCTTTGATTAAAAATATTGACGGACTTCGTATTGTTTCCGCACCGAGTAATAAGCCCGTTTACGAAAAATGGTCTCTTAAATCTTTATCCGGTTTTGAAGAGATCATGTCCATCCGCAGCCCCGGAGCTTCGGACATGCGGCTGATGGTGAAAAGATCTAAGAATAAGGTAAAGGAGCTGGTGATGTTTGTGAAAAACGACACCTCTTTCGTGGTAGTAAATATTGCGGGTAATATGGAGATGAAACAGTTATCCAAATTATCCGGTATTACAGGTGTGAAAGAACTGGAACAACTAGATAAAACCAAAGACAAAGACAAATAA